One Panicum virgatum strain AP13 chromosome 3N, P.virgatum_v5, whole genome shotgun sequence DNA segment encodes these proteins:
- the LOC120666098 gene encoding chloride channel protein CLC-a-like, which translates to MDEERSPRAADDPAAEAGPAPELERKNEDGVEDPEDPESTGGGGNGISSLEQPLLKRSTTLTASHLAIVGAKVSHIESLDYEIIENDLFKHDWRSRSNVEVLQYIFLKWAMAFLVGLLTGVIASLINLAIENITGLKMLQMVNLVREKRYWAGFLYFAGLNFGLTFVAAVLCVVFAPTAAGPGIPEIKAYLNGVDTPNMFGAPQLIVKIIGSIGAVSSGMDLGKEGPLVHIGACLANLLSQGGEGRWRLRWRCLRYFNNDRDRRDLITCGASSGVCAAFRAPVGGVLFALEEVATWWRGALLWRTFFSTATVVVVLRGFIEVCRNGRCGMFGEGGLILFDVSNVTVRYHAGDLLPVTLVGVLGGLLGALYNHVLHQVLRLYNLINAKGRLAKLALALAVSVLTSAGLYLLPFAVPCTPCDAAHGAACPTVGKSGNFKQFNCPDGFYNDLASLLHATNTDATRNIFSTGTAGEFRLDSLLIFFAIYCVLGLFTFGIAVPSGLFLPIILMGSAYGRITALVLARFVRIDHGLYAVLGAAALMSGSMRMTVSLCVIFLELTNNLLLLPITMFVLLIAKTVGDAFNPSIYEIILDLKGLPFLEPKPETWMKDITVGELAAAKPRAVTLQVVEKVSTVVEVLRSTPHNGFPVLDRPRPGVAELHGLVLRSHLMAVLRKRWFLPEKRRTEEWEARDKFSSTELAEKAGSVDEVQLSPEELDMYIDLHPFTNTTPYTVVETMSVAKAVVLFRTCALRHMLIIPKFQGLEISPIVGILTRQDLRAHNILGAFPHLTNKRKVH; encoded by the exons ATGGATGAAGAGCGGAGCCCGAGGGCCGCCGAcgacccggcggcggaggccggtccggcgccggagctggagcGTAAGAATGAGGACGGCGTGGAGGACCCGGAGGACCCGGagagcaccggcggcggcggaaacgGCATCAGCTCCCTGGAGCAGCCGCTGCTGAAGCGGAGCACCACCCTGACGGCCAGCCACCTCGCCATCGTCGGCGCCAAGGTCTCCCACATCGAGAGCCTCGACTACGA GATCATCGAGAATGATTTGTTCAAGCACGACTGGCGGAGCCGGTCCAACGTGGAGGTGCTGCAGTACATCTTCCTCAAGTGGGCCATGGCGTTCCTCGTCGGGCTCCTCACCGGCGTCATCGCGTCGCTCATCAACCTCGCCATCGAGAACATCACCGGCCTCAAGATGCTCCAGATGGTCAACCTCGTCCGCGAGAAGCGCTACTGGGCGGGATTCCTCTACTTCGCCGGCCTCAACTTCGGCCTCACCTTCGTCGCCGCCGTGCTCTGCGTCGTCttcgcccccaccgccgccgggcccGGCATCCCCGAGATCAAGGCCTACCTCAACGGCGTCGACACGCCCAACATGTTCGGCGCGCCGCAGCTCATCGTCAAG ATCATCGGCAGCATCGGCGCCGTGTCGTCGGGGATGGATCTCGGCAAGGAGGGCCCTCTGGTCCACATCGGCGCGTGCCTCGCCAACCTCCTCAGCCAGGGCGGCGAGGGCCGGTGGCGCCTCCGCTGGCGGTGTCTGCGCTACTTCAACAACGACCGCGATCGGCGCGACCTCATCACCTGCGGCGCGTCGTCAGGGGTGTGCGCGGCGTTCCGCGCGCCCGTCGGCGGCGTGCTGTTCGCGCTGGAGGAGGTGGCGACGTGGTGGCGGGGCGCGCTGCTGTGGCGCACCTTCTTCAGCACGgccaccgtcgtcgtcgtcctccgcgGCTTCATCGAGGTGTGCCGCAACGGGCGGTGCGGCATGTTCGGCGAGGGCGGGCTCATCCTCTTCGACGTGAGCAACGTCACCGTCCGCTaccacgccggcgacctccTCCCCGTCAcgctcgtcggcgtcctcggcgGCCTCCTCGGCGCGCTCTACAACCACGTCCTCCACCAGGTGCTCCGCCTCTACAACCTCATCAACGCCAAGGGCCGCCTCGCCAAGCTGGCGCTCGCCCTCGCCGTCTCCGTCCTCACCTCGGCGGGGCTCTACCTCCTGCCCTTCGCCGTGCCGTGCACGCCGTGCGACGCCGCGCACGGCGCCGCCTGCCCGACGGTGGGCAAGTCCGGCAACTTCAAGCAGTTCAACTGCCCCGACGGCTTCTACAACGACCTGGCGTCGCTGCTGCACGCCACCAACACCGACGCCACCCGCAACATCTTCTCCACGGGCACCGCCGGCGAGTTCCGCCTCGACTcgctgctcatcttcttcgccatCTACTGCGTGCTGGGGCTCTTCACCTTCGGCATCGCCGTGCCCTCGGGGCTCTTCCTGCCCATCATCCTCATGGGCTCCGCCTACGGCCGCATCACCGCGCTCGTGCTCGCGCGCTTCGTCCGCATCGACCACGGCCTCTACGCcgtgctcggcgccgccgcgctcatGTCGGGCTCCATGCGGATGACCGTCTCGCTCTGCGTCATCTTCCTCGAGCTCACCAacaacctcctcctcctccccatcaCCATGTTCGTGCTGCTCATCGCCAAGACCGTCGGCGACGCCTTCAACCCCAGCATCTACGAGATCATCCTCGACCTCAAGGGCCTGCCGTTCCTCGAGCCCAAGCCGGAGACGTGGATGAAGGACATCACCGTCGGCGAGCTCGCTGCCGCCAAGCCGCGCGCCGTCACGCTCCAGGTCGTCGAGAAGGTGTCCACCGTCGTCGAGGTGCTGCGCTCCACGCCGCACAACGGCTTCCCCGTGCTGGACCGCCCGCGCCCCGGCGTGGCGGAGCTGCACGGGCTCGTGCTCCGGAGCCACCTCATGGCCGTGCTCAGGAAGCGGTGGTTCCTGCCGGAGAAGAGGAGGACGGAGGAGTGGGAGGCCAGGGACAAGTTCTCGTCCACGGAGCTCGCCGAGAAGGCCGGCAGCGTCGACGAGGTGCAGCTGTCGCCGGAGGAGCTGGACATGTACATCGACCTCCACCCGTTCACCAACACCACGCCGTACACCGT